From a single Pseudoalteromonas nigrifaciens genomic region:
- the rplM gene encoding 50S ribosomal protein L13, producing the protein MKTFVAKPETVKRDWYVVDAEGKTLGRIATEIALRLRGKHKVEYTPHVDTGDYIIVINAEKVTVTGNKFKNKVYYSHSGFPGGLKSTTFDKLQAAKPEMIIEKAVKGMLPRGPLGRAMYRKLKVYTGTEHNHAAQQPQVLDI; encoded by the coding sequence ATGAAAACGTTTGTTGCTAAACCAGAAACAGTAAAACGTGACTGGTACGTAGTTGACGCTGAAGGTAAAACTTTAGGTCGCATCGCTACTGAAATCGCTCTCCGCCTACGCGGTAAGCATAAAGTTGAATATACACCGCACGTAGATACTGGTGATTATATCATCGTTATCAACGCTGAAAAAGTTACTGTAACTGGTAACAAATTCAAAAACAAAGTGTACTATTCACACTCTGGTTTTCCAGGTGGTCTTAAGTCTACTACTTTTGATAAACTTCAAGCTGCAAAGCCTGAAATGATCATCGAAAAAGCTGTTAAAGGCATGTTGCCACGTGGTCCTTTAGGCCGCGCTATGTACCGTAAACTTAAAGTTTACACAGGTACTGAGCATAACCATGCTGCACAACAGCCTCAGGTTCTAGACATTTAA
- a CDS encoding STAS domain-containing protein — translation MTKLVISQVDEQHFRVSGELTRSSIGDEKGLGSQAITKHKICYFDLSDVSRVDTAGLAWLIHTFAQYKQQGIRLELQNPPEQLQNLMQLGQVTTLFE, via the coding sequence ATGACTAAGTTGGTGATAAGCCAAGTTGATGAGCAACATTTTCGAGTCAGTGGTGAGCTTACTCGAAGTTCAATTGGCGATGAAAAAGGCCTGGGCAGTCAGGCAATAACCAAGCATAAAATCTGCTACTTTGACCTTAGTGACGTATCTAGGGTTGACACAGCAGGCTTAGCTTGGTTAATTCACACTTTTGCGCAGTACAAGCAACAAGGCATTCGCCTTGAGTTGCAAAATCCACCTGAACAATTGCAAAATTTAATGCAATTGGGTCAAGTTACAACCCTATTTGAGTGA
- the mlaD gene encoding outer membrane lipid asymmetry maintenance protein MlaD, protein MNSRKLEILVGFFVALGILAFAMLALKVANTGISGSGDTYTLNAKFENIGSLKPRAPIKVGGVVIGRVESIYVHPQEFLPVVNMTIDAQYLCRFSDTSSISILTSGILGEQYLGINPVIAPESAEQRCLGLTVVHNEQDQAIDDLFGVESKALGDGGSITDTKSALVLEELIGQFLFNQGSE, encoded by the coding sequence ATGAATTCACGGAAATTAGAGATTTTAGTTGGTTTTTTTGTCGCACTAGGCATTTTAGCATTTGCTATGCTTGCGCTTAAAGTGGCCAACACTGGTATTAGTGGCTCAGGTGACACATACACACTTAATGCTAAATTTGAAAACATAGGCTCATTAAAGCCCCGTGCACCCATTAAAGTGGGCGGTGTGGTTATTGGCCGGGTAGAATCTATTTATGTTCATCCGCAAGAATTTTTACCAGTTGTTAATATGACCATTGATGCACAGTATTTATGTCGTTTTTCAGATACTAGCTCAATCTCTATTTTAACGTCAGGCATTTTAGGTGAGCAGTACTTAGGGATTAACCCTGTTATTGCACCAGAATCTGCAGAGCAGCGTTGTTTAGGTTTAACTGTGGTACATAACGAACAAGATCAAGCAATTGATGATTTATTTGGCGTAGAAAGTAAAGCGCTAGGTGACGGTGGATCTATTACCGATACTAAGTCTGCCTTAGTGCTAGAAGAGTTAATTGGGCAGTTTTTATTCAACCAAGGTAGTGAGTAA
- a CDS encoding MlaC/ttg2D family ABC transporter substrate-binding protein has translation MLKKFLVIAALSTLTFAQVVKAADVKLTDPNKMVRQVADNTFERITKDQPLIIKNNEHFRVIVEEELMPYIDYKYAALRVLGSEVSKVRAITDEAEKARAIKDIQRFIVVFREYLVATYAGVFTQYTNQQVEFGAPQPFKGKDVVVVKTKIIEAGKPDIKIDFKVREDRSGEWRAYDMIAEGISLLDAKQSELQGMLRQQGIDHVSNLLEQKSQLPVQFRGSDTND, from the coding sequence ATGTTGAAAAAGTTTTTAGTTATTGCAGCGCTTAGTACCCTAACGTTTGCACAGGTAGTTAAAGCTGCCGATGTTAAGCTAACAGATCCTAACAAAATGGTACGTCAAGTGGCAGATAATACCTTTGAGCGGATCACAAAAGATCAGCCATTAATTATTAAAAATAATGAGCATTTTCGTGTCATTGTTGAAGAAGAATTAATGCCCTACATTGACTACAAATATGCGGCACTGCGAGTGTTAGGCAGCGAAGTATCAAAAGTGCGTGCAATAACCGATGAGGCTGAAAAGGCGCGCGCAATTAAAGATATTCAGCGCTTTATTGTAGTATTTAGAGAGTACCTAGTAGCAACGTATGCAGGTGTTTTTACCCAATACACCAACCAACAAGTCGAGTTTGGCGCACCACAACCTTTTAAAGGTAAAGATGTGGTGGTAGTAAAAACCAAGATCATTGAAGCGGGTAAACCCGATATTAAAATTGACTTTAAAGTACGTGAAGACAGAAGTGGTGAATGGCGTGCTTACGATATGATTGCAGAAGGTATTAGCTTACTAGATGCAAAGCAAAGTGAGCTACAAGGCATGTTACGCCAACAAGGTATTGACCACGTAAGTAACCTTTTAGAGCAAAAGAGCCAACTGCCAGTACAGTTTAGAGGCAGCGACACCAATGACTAA
- the zapE gene encoding cell division protein ZapE — MTPWQTYQQDLKRDDFVYDAAQENAVRHLQRLYDDLTQAKPQPTGFFAKLFNKTEPAPIKGLYFWGGVGRGKTYLVDTFYEALPGQRKMRVHFHRFMHRVHDELKKLNKKENPLEIVADIFKAETDIICFDEFYVQDITDAMLLGGLMEALFARGIVLVATSNIIPDELYRNGLQRARFLPAIALVNANTEIVNVDSGIDYRLRTLEQAEIFHSPLDEQADKNLFEYFDKLSHEQGKSNTAIEIEGRMIKTRKVSDCVVMFEFSELCETARSQVDYMEISRLYNTVILSNVKQFGQVNDDAARRFIALVDEFYERHVTLIISAEKPITELYTQGNLSFEFKRCISRLQEMQSLEYLAKEHLA; from the coding sequence ATGACTCCTTGGCAAACATACCAGCAAGACCTCAAGCGTGATGACTTTGTATACGACGCAGCACAAGAAAATGCTGTACGTCATTTACAGCGCTTATATGATGATTTAACTCAAGCAAAACCGCAACCTACCGGTTTTTTTGCAAAGCTATTTAATAAAACAGAGCCTGCACCTATAAAAGGTTTGTATTTTTGGGGCGGAGTAGGGCGTGGTAAAACGTATTTAGTTGATACCTTTTATGAAGCACTACCGGGGCAGCGTAAAATGCGCGTGCATTTTCACCGCTTTATGCACCGAGTACATGACGAGCTTAAAAAATTAAATAAAAAAGAAAATCCACTAGAAATAGTAGCTGATATTTTTAAAGCCGAAACCGATATAATTTGTTTTGATGAATTTTACGTTCAAGACATTACCGATGCTATGTTACTCGGTGGCTTAATGGAAGCACTGTTTGCTCGTGGCATAGTGTTAGTTGCTACGTCGAATATTATTCCCGATGAGTTGTATCGAAATGGCTTACAGCGCGCGCGCTTTTTGCCCGCGATTGCGCTTGTTAATGCAAATACAGAAATAGTAAATGTCGATTCGGGCATAGATTACAGGCTAAGAACTTTAGAGCAGGCAGAGATATTTCACAGCCCACTCGATGAGCAAGCCGATAAAAACCTATTTGAATACTTTGATAAGTTATCACACGAACAGGGTAAATCTAATACCGCCATTGAAATTGAAGGGCGCATGATTAAAACCCGTAAAGTATCTGATTGTGTTGTAATGTTTGAGTTTAGCGAATTATGTGAAACCGCGCGTAGCCAAGTAGATTACATGGAAATTAGCCGTTTATATAACACAGTTATTTTGTCTAACGTAAAACAATTTGGGCAAGTGAATGACGACGCAGCAAGACGCTTTATTGCATTAGTAGATGAATTTTACGAACGCCACGTGACTTTAATAATTTCGGCAGAAAAACCCATTACAGAGCTCTATACTCAAGGTAATTTAAGCTTTGAGTTTAAACGCTGCATAAGTCGCTTACAAGAAATGCAGTCGCTAGAGTATTTAGCGAAAGAGCATTTAGCATAA
- a CDS encoding cytochrome b yields MFGKIIGWLDDRIPLTRVWNMHIAQYPAPKNFNFWYFFGSLAMLVLVNQILTGIWLTMNYVPSAEGAFASVEYIMRDVDYGWLLRYLHSTGASAFFIVVYLHMFRGMIYGSYQKPRELLWVFGMFIFLALMAEAFMGYLLPWGQMSFWGAQVIISLFGAIPVIGDDLTLWIRGDYVISGATLNRFFALHVIALPLVIVILVFLHIVALHEVGSNNPEGVDNKRKKGTVAEEDKPKFKFHEYYTDKKDILDAIPFHPYYTVKDIVGVVGFLILFCWVVFFMPAMGGFFLEAPNFEAANPLKTPEHIFPVWYFTPFYAILRAIPDKLMGVAAMGASIVVLALLPWIDRGSVRSVRYRCGFHKWNIAGFVVTFVLLGWVGATPQTDMKTIVSQICTVTYFMFFVLLFVYSKNEKTKPLPERLLK; encoded by the coding sequence ATGTTTGGTAAGATTATTGGTTGGCTAGACGACCGTATACCATTGACACGTGTCTGGAACATGCATATTGCACAGTACCCAGCACCTAAAAACTTTAACTTTTGGTACTTCTTTGGCTCACTAGCTATGTTAGTACTAGTTAACCAAATTCTTACAGGAATTTGGTTAACTATGAACTATGTACCTTCTGCTGAGGGGGCGTTTGCATCAGTTGAATACATCATGCGTGATGTTGATTATGGCTGGTTATTACGTTATTTACACTCAACCGGTGCATCAGCGTTTTTCATCGTTGTATATTTACATATGTTCCGTGGCATGATCTACGGCTCTTACCAAAAACCACGGGAATTGCTGTGGGTATTTGGTATGTTTATTTTCTTAGCGCTAATGGCCGAAGCATTCATGGGGTATTTATTACCATGGGGGCAAATGTCATTCTGGGGTGCACAGGTAATCATTTCACTATTTGGAGCAATTCCGGTTATAGGTGATGATTTAACACTTTGGATCCGTGGTGATTACGTAATATCGGGTGCAACGCTTAACCGCTTCTTTGCATTGCATGTTATTGCTTTACCATTAGTTATCGTGATTTTAGTATTTTTACACATAGTTGCACTACATGAAGTAGGGTCAAATAACCCTGAAGGCGTAGATAACAAGCGTAAAAAAGGTACGGTAGCTGAAGAAGATAAACCTAAGTTTAAGTTCCATGAATATTATACTGATAAAAAAGATATTCTTGATGCGATCCCGTTCCACCCTTATTACACAGTAAAAGATATTGTGGGTGTGGTTGGTTTCTTAATATTGTTCTGTTGGGTGGTGTTCTTTATGCCAGCCATGGGTGGTTTCTTTTTAGAAGCGCCAAACTTTGAAGCGGCTAACCCGCTGAAAACACCAGAGCATATTTTTCCAGTTTGGTACTTTACGCCATTTTATGCAATCTTACGTGCGATCCCTGATAAGTTAATGGGTGTTGCAGCAATGGGTGCATCTATTGTAGTGCTTGCGTTATTACCTTGGATAGATCGTGGTTCAGTTCGCTCAGTTCGTTACCGTTGTGGTTTCCACAAATGGAACATTGCAGGCTTTGTTGTTACTTTTGTTCTTTTAGGTTGGGTTGGTGCAACACCACAAACTGACATGAAAACAATTGTTTCGCAGATATGTACTGTGACTTACTTTATGTTCTTCGTACTGTTATTTGTATACAGTAAGAATGAAAAAACTAAGCCATTGCCTGAGAGGTTACTGAAATGA
- a CDS encoding Do family serine endopeptidase — protein sequence MKMKLSLISAAILSTSLLLSPVTSYAKMPIAVNGQQLPTLAPMLEQITPGVVSIQVSGSKEIRRRADPLEFFFGNPQPRSQKRQFSGLGSGVIIDAKKGYVVTNNHVIQDAEKMIVTLEDGREFEATKIGTDKESDIALLQIDADDLTAVKLANSDNLRVGDFAVAIGNPFGLSHTVTSGIVSALGRSGLNIEGYEDFIQTDAAINQGNSGGALVNLNGELIGINTAILGASGGNVGIGFAIPSNMMKNLVDQIIEHGEVRRGSLGISGRPLDAGLAKAQQLDVKQGAYVMQVMDNTAASKAGIQAGDVIISINGSDISGFHELRSKIATLGEGRDVKLGIYRDGKIKTVKVTLDGASGITATGEELHPAFQGATLENVKKNNAKGIEVSTVDPRSPAARVGLEEGDIIVQVNRQRVESINDMNQIIENIKGNIVLGVKRGRESIFVLIQ from the coding sequence ATGAAAATGAAATTATCACTTATCAGCGCAGCTATTTTGTCTACTAGCCTATTATTGAGCCCGGTTACGTCTTACGCAAAAATGCCGATTGCAGTAAATGGCCAACAATTACCAACACTTGCGCCTATGTTAGAGCAAATAACTCCTGGTGTTGTCAGTATCCAGGTTTCGGGCTCAAAAGAAATACGTCGCCGCGCCGATCCGCTGGAGTTCTTTTTTGGTAACCCACAACCTCGCAGTCAAAAACGTCAATTTAGCGGGTTAGGCTCAGGGGTTATTATTGATGCTAAGAAAGGTTATGTGGTCACTAACAACCATGTGATCCAAGACGCCGAAAAAATGATAGTCACCCTTGAAGACGGCCGAGAGTTTGAGGCAACCAAAATTGGCACTGATAAAGAGTCTGATATCGCCTTATTACAAATAGATGCAGATGATTTAACCGCAGTAAAGCTAGCTAACTCTGATAATTTACGGGTGGGCGACTTTGCTGTTGCCATTGGTAACCCATTTGGTTTAAGCCATACGGTTACATCTGGCATAGTAAGCGCACTTGGTCGCAGTGGCTTAAATATTGAAGGTTACGAAGATTTCATTCAAACCGATGCCGCTATTAACCAAGGTAACTCTGGTGGTGCATTAGTTAATTTAAATGGCGAGCTAATTGGAATTAACACCGCAATTTTAGGCGCATCTGGCGGTAACGTAGGTATTGGCTTTGCTATTCCTTCTAATATGATGAAAAACTTAGTTGATCAAATTATTGAACACGGTGAAGTTCGCCGTGGCTCGCTAGGAATATCAGGTCGCCCTCTCGATGCTGGGCTTGCCAAAGCACAGCAGCTTGACGTAAAACAGGGCGCGTATGTTATGCAAGTAATGGATAACACTGCAGCCAGCAAAGCGGGCATACAAGCAGGCGATGTTATTATTAGCATTAATGGTAGTGATATTAGCGGCTTTCATGAATTACGCAGTAAAATAGCAACCTTAGGCGAAGGCCGAGACGTTAAATTAGGTATTTACCGCGATGGTAAGATAAAAACCGTTAAAGTAACCCTAGATGGCGCATCTGGTATTACCGCAACAGGCGAAGAATTACACCCTGCATTTCAAGGTGCCACATTAGAAAACGTTAAGAAAAATAACGCTAAGGGTATTGAAGTTAGTACGGTAGATCCGCGCTCTCCTGCAGCGCGTGTTGGTCTTGAAGAAGGTGATATTATTGTGCAAGTAAATCGCCAGCGCGTAGAAAGCATAAATGATATGAACCAGATCATTGAAAACATCAAAGGCAACATTGTATTAGGGGTAAAACGCGGTCGTGAGTCTATATTTGTACTCATTCAATAA
- the rpsI gene encoding 30S ribosomal protein S9 yields the protein MMANQYYGTGRRKSSSARVFLRPGTGNIVINKRSLEEYFGRETARMVVHQALELVDMTEKFDLHITVSGGGTTGQAGAIRHGITRALMEFDESLRPQLRKAGFVTRDARKVERKKVGLKKARKRPQFSKR from the coding sequence ATCATGGCAAATCAATACTACGGTACAGGTCGTCGTAAAAGTTCTAGTGCTCGCGTGTTCTTACGCCCAGGTACTGGTAACATCGTAATCAACAAGCGCTCTTTAGAAGAGTACTTTGGTCGCGAAACAGCACGTATGGTTGTTCATCAAGCTCTAGAGCTTGTTGATATGACTGAAAAGTTTGATCTTCACATCACCGTTTCTGGTGGTGGTACAACTGGTCAAGCTGGTGCAATCCGTCACGGTATTACTCGTGCACTTATGGAGTTTGACGAGTCACTACGTCCACAACTTCGTAAAGCAGGTTTCGTAACTCGTGATGCACGTAAAGTTGAACGTAAGAAAGTGGGTCTTAAGAAAGCGCGTAAGCGTCCACAGTTCTCAAAACGTTAA
- the petA gene encoding ubiquinol-cytochrome c reductase iron-sulfur subunit, protein MSNAPVDNGRRRFLTIATSVVGGVGAAGAAVPFIASWNPSERAKSAGAPVEVDISKLEPGQLIRVEWRGKPVWVVSRTPKMLEQMKGHEDQLRDPHSQEPQQLESSTNDYRSLRPEIFLAVGICTHLGCSPSFLQGGFGEKVEGTDDGFYCPCHGSKFDMAGRVFQSVPAPLNLEIPPYTFLDETTILVGEEQGVA, encoded by the coding sequence ATGAGCAATGCGCCTGTAGACAATGGCCGACGTCGCTTTTTAACCATAGCTACCTCTGTTGTTGGTGGTGTTGGTGCGGCTGGGGCTGCTGTTCCTTTTATTGCGTCTTGGAATCCAAGTGAGCGAGCTAAATCTGCGGGTGCGCCTGTAGAAGTAGACATAAGCAAACTTGAGCCAGGACAATTAATACGTGTCGAGTGGCGTGGTAAACCTGTATGGGTTGTATCACGGACCCCAAAAATGCTTGAGCAAATGAAAGGACATGAAGATCAACTTCGTGACCCGCATTCGCAAGAGCCACAACAATTAGAATCATCAACAAATGATTACCGTTCATTGCGTCCAGAAATATTTTTGGCTGTAGGTATTTGTACTCATTTAGGATGTTCACCTAGCTTTTTACAAGGTGGCTTTGGTGAAAAAGTGGAAGGGACTGACGACGGTTTTTACTGTCCATGTCATGGTTCTAAGTTTGATATGGCTGGCCGTGTATTCCAATCGGTACCTGCACCATTAAACCTAGAAATACCACCATACACTTTTCTTGATGAAACCACTATATTAGTGGGCGAAGAACAAGGAGTGGCCTAA
- a CDS encoding cytochrome c1 produces the protein MMKKLLIGLFALSINVLPAMAAGPSVALLDAGNDLTDQPSLQRGAKLFMNYCVACHQMQYQRYERTFRDIGIPTEIGAEQLIFDGSKVGSHITNAMAKEDAEKWFGAAPPDLTNVARVRGSDWIYTYLKSFYKDESRPFGVNNTLFPSVGMPHVLQELQGLPTAITEEVEVNGHTVTRIIATETDGSGELSVDEYDQAARDLTNFLEYVGEPSRLESEAIGIKVIGFLFILFILAFMLKKEYWRDVH, from the coding sequence ATGATGAAAAAGCTACTTATTGGTTTATTTGCTTTATCAATTAATGTGTTGCCGGCAATGGCTGCAGGTCCTTCAGTGGCATTATTAGATGCTGGTAATGACCTAACAGATCAGCCTTCGTTGCAACGCGGTGCTAAATTGTTCATGAACTATTGTGTTGCTTGTCATCAAATGCAATACCAGCGTTATGAACGTACTTTTCGTGATATCGGTATTCCAACGGAAATTGGCGCAGAACAGTTAATTTTTGACGGTTCAAAAGTAGGTAGCCATATTACCAATGCGATGGCCAAAGAAGATGCTGAAAAGTGGTTTGGTGCTGCGCCACCAGATTTAACTAACGTTGCACGTGTTCGTGGTTCTGATTGGATATATACGTATTTAAAATCGTTCTACAAAGATGAGTCACGTCCATTTGGCGTAAACAATACATTGTTTCCATCTGTAGGTATGCCGCATGTTCTGCAAGAACTACAAGGCTTACCAACAGCTATTACAGAAGAAGTAGAAGTGAATGGTCATACTGTGACCAGAATTATTGCTACTGAAACTGATGGCTCAGGTGAATTAAGTGTAGATGAATACGACCAAGCTGCTCGCGATTTAACCAACTTCCTTGAGTACGTGGGTGAACCTTCACGTCTTGAGTCAGAAGCAATAGGTATTAAGGTAATTGGGTTTTTATTCATCCTATTTATCTTGGCATTTATGCTTAAGAAAGAATACTGGAGAGATGTTCATTAA
- a CDS encoding YhcB family protein yields the protein MGTFTWVGLVIIVAIAAFFIGAFVTKKQFKHDELEEQVEQAKNTLEQYRQDVADHLANTGKLVTKMKDNYDQLLSHVEETNQLLLEDRNKAPAEPFFSKEMTEQLQASLKERRSDRSNADAQPADYVSGESGLFAGEAKSSTAS from the coding sequence ATGGGTACATTTACATGGGTCGGTTTAGTTATTATTGTTGCTATAGCCGCATTTTTCATCGGTGCATTTGTCACTAAAAAACAGTTCAAGCATGATGAATTAGAAGAGCAGGTTGAACAAGCAAAAAATACGCTAGAGCAATATCGACAAGATGTAGCTGATCACTTAGCAAATACTGGTAAGTTAGTAACTAAAATGAAAGACAATTACGATCAGTTACTTAGCCATGTTGAAGAAACTAATCAGTTGTTACTAGAGGACAGAAATAAAGCACCTGCTGAACCTTTTTTCTCTAAAGAGATGACTGAGCAGTTACAAGCTTCACTTAAAGAGCGCCGCTCAGATCGCTCTAACGCCGATGCACAGCCGGCTGATTACGTATCGGGTGAGTCTGGTTTGTTTGCTGGCGAAGCAAAATCTTCAACAGCATCTTGA
- the murA gene encoding UDP-N-acetylglucosamine 1-carboxyvinyltransferase, which yields MDQFVIQGGTSLAGEVTISGAKNAALPILFAALLADGKSTFTNVPRLRDIVTTEALLKTLGASVNWQGDTLVIDGATVDKTLAPYDLVKQMRASVLTLGPLVARFGEAQVSLPGGCAIGARPVDIHIQGLERMGAQINVENGYINAKVNGRLKGAEIFMEMVSVGATENLLMAATLADGKTVLENAACEPEITDLANCLIAMGAKITGAGTNRIEIEGVERLAGCEHRILPDRIETGTFLVAAAMAGGEVLCKMTDFHSLEPVIEKLRATNALLEVHDNSIYLDMRGRELKAVNIKTAPHPGFPTDMQAQFTALNVVANGSATITETIFENRFMHVPELQRMGANIRLEGNTAICGDTKTLSGAQVMATDLRASASLILTGIVAQGETIVDRIYHVDRGYERIEDKLSALGANIKRRSS from the coding sequence ATGGATCAATTTGTAATTCAAGGTGGCACTTCGCTTGCGGGTGAAGTTACTATCTCTGGCGCTAAAAATGCGGCACTTCCTATTTTATTTGCCGCATTATTAGCCGATGGTAAAAGTACGTTTACTAATGTACCGCGCTTGCGTGACATAGTTACCACCGAAGCGTTATTAAAAACCTTAGGTGCGAGTGTTAATTGGCAAGGCGACACGCTTGTGATTGACGGCGCAACAGTGGATAAAACACTTGCTCCGTATGACCTAGTTAAGCAAATGCGTGCATCGGTACTGACACTCGGGCCTTTAGTGGCGCGTTTTGGTGAAGCACAAGTGTCACTCCCTGGTGGCTGCGCTATTGGGGCTCGACCTGTGGATATTCATATTCAAGGTTTAGAGCGCATGGGCGCACAAATCAACGTAGAAAACGGCTATATTAATGCCAAAGTAAATGGTCGCTTAAAAGGCGCTGAAATCTTTATGGAGATGGTTAGCGTTGGCGCTACTGAAAACCTATTGATGGCCGCGACCTTAGCCGATGGCAAAACTGTGCTTGAAAATGCAGCTTGTGAGCCAGAAATAACAGACTTGGCTAATTGCTTAATTGCTATGGGCGCTAAAATTACGGGTGCGGGTACAAACCGTATTGAAATTGAAGGCGTTGAGCGCTTAGCGGGTTGTGAGCACCGTATTTTACCAGATCGTATTGAAACAGGTACTTTTTTAGTTGCTGCTGCTATGGCCGGTGGCGAAGTGCTGTGTAAGATGACCGATTTTCATTCACTTGAGCCGGTAATTGAAAAGCTACGTGCAACCAATGCATTGTTAGAAGTACATGACAACAGCATTTATTTAGATATGCGCGGCAGAGAATTAAAAGCCGTTAATATTAAAACAGCTCCGCATCCTGGTTTTCCTACCGATATGCAGGCGCAGTTTACCGCATTAAATGTAGTGGCTAATGGTAGTGCCACCATTACCGAAACTATTTTTGAAAACCGCTTTATGCATGTACCTGAGCTACAACGTATGGGCGCAAATATTCGCTTAGAAGGCAACACAGCTATTTGTGGTGATACAAAAACTCTTAGCGGCGCCCAAGTTATGGCAACCGACCTACGTGCATCAGCCAGTTTAATTTTAACCGGTATAGTGGCGCAAGGTGAAACGATAGTTGATCGTATTTATCATGTTGATAGAGGTTATGAGCGCATTGAAGATAAGCTCAGCGCGTTAGGTGCTAATATTAAACGTAGAAGTAGTTAA
- a CDS encoding BolA family protein — protein sequence METSQVEILLRDELQLAEVHVKANGSHYEVIAVGECFDGLSRVKKQQLVYGPLMNTISDGTIHAVSIRAFTPVEWKREQKFILPQ from the coding sequence ATGGAAACTAGCCAAGTCGAAATATTATTACGCGATGAACTTCAATTAGCAGAAGTACATGTTAAAGCCAATGGTAGCCATTATGAAGTAATAGCTGTTGGCGAATGCTTTGACGGTTTAAGCCGAGTGAAAAAGCAACAGCTAGTTTATGGACCATTAATGAATACTATTTCAGATGGCACCATTCACGCAGTATCAATTCGCGCTTTTACTCCTGTAGAGTGGAAACGCGAACAAAAATTTATTTTACCGCAATAA
- a CDS encoding trypsin-like peptidase domain-containing protein has protein sequence MLKILKFILPPLFAGLGIAFLVVFFSPNMRTALLPNVPLPSAMSSNHLSFSDAVKRAAPSVVTVFSESISKEPRYKRQNTVQELGSGVIMSQDGYILTNYHVINNADQILVILTDGRRFFDVQLIGFDTITDLALLKINADHLPVIPVNDDYSSSVGDIVLAIGNPLNLGQTITQGIISATGKQKITDSPYNNLLQMDAAINVGNSGGALVNSNGDLVGITSAQFKTRENLNIQGIFFAVPYSLVKEVMAKLIRHGRVVRGYLGFEGTAVDSTGKEVNDSLTPVAGMRITNLDPLGPAWQAGIEEQDIVIEIAGLSVANPQKVLEKIGNTEPGKEIEFELYRNGKIEKIMVTVAELETKL, from the coding sequence GTGCTAAAAATCTTAAAATTTATACTCCCTCCTCTATTTGCAGGCCTAGGTATTGCTTTTTTAGTGGTTTTTTTTAGTCCTAATATGCGCACTGCATTGCTGCCTAATGTGCCACTGCCCAGTGCTATGAGTAGCAACCATTTAAGCTTTTCAGATGCGGTTAAGCGTGCGGCTCCTTCGGTAGTCACCGTTTTTTCAGAAAGTATTTCTAAAGAACCACGCTATAAACGACAAAACACCGTACAAGAACTAGGTTCGGGCGTGATCATGTCGCAAGATGGCTATATTCTTACCAATTATCATGTGATTAATAATGCCGACCAAATACTGGTTATATTAACCGATGGCCGACGCTTTTTTGATGTACAGCTTATTGGTTTTGATACTATTACTGACCTTGCGCTCTTAAAAATTAATGCCGATCACTTACCTGTTATTCCTGTTAACGATGACTACTCATCAAGTGTTGGCGACATTGTACTGGCCATTGGTAACCCTTTAAATTTAGGGCAAACCATTACCCAAGGCATTATTAGCGCCACCGGCAAACAAAAAATCACCGACAGTCCTTATAATAATTTATTGCAAATGGACGCAGCCATTAATGTAGGCAATTCGGGCGGTGCATTAGTTAATTCCAATGGTGATTTAGTCGGTATTACTTCTGCACAATTTAAAACTCGCGAAAACTTAAACATACAGGGAATATTTTTTGCGGTTCCTTACTCTTTAGTAAAAGAGGTTATGGCAAAACTAATTCGTCATGGCCGAGTGGTTCGTGGCTACTTAGGCTTTGAGGGGACAGCTGTAGATAGCACAGGCAAAGAAGTAAACGACAGCCTAACGCCCGTGGCAGGTATGCGTATTACTAACTTAGACCCACTAGGCCCAGCTTGGCAGGCCGGTATTGAAGAGCAAGATATTGTAATTGAAATAGCAGGACTTTCGGTAGCAAACCCACAAAAAGTGTTAGAAAAAATAGGCAATACCGAACCCGGTAAAGAAATAGAATTTGAGCTGTACCGCAATGGTAAAATAGAAAAAATAATGGTGACGGTTGCAGAGCTTGAAACTAAGCTTTAA